Below is a genomic region from Macrobrachium rosenbergii isolate ZJJX-2024 chromosome 24, ASM4041242v1, whole genome shotgun sequence.
AACAAACGCGAAGTGCAGTTATCGTCAATGACTACTTTTTCAGTCTGGGAACAGATTCTAGTGAACAACGACTCGACATCCAAACTGTGCTTAAACGACTGTTCGACAATCAACAAAGAGAATATAGCAATatagaatgaaaatgaatctttAACAGCGCGATATTTTTGCCCGTATAGCGTTTGCATTCCTTTGCCAAGGTATAAAGACATCATTTTGTACACGCAGTAACCACCATCGCAATTTCTAGAACTGTCCAGTTTTAGGGCTGTGACACAGTGACCTTTTCCCTTCATTTCCAACATCGTCGTGTCCGAGCTCTAACGTCCTTGGCATATTCTCTCGGTTCTGCATCCTGCTGGAAAAGATCGAAGGTAAGAAACTTTTTGGAactctaaaagaagaaagaattccATTTTCTGGCTTCACATGCTGACGTATCTATTGCACGGGATTTTAGTAAATTTGTGAGAACAGGCCTTAACAGTCATCTGCGTCTCAGCCAATAGACgatcttaatttttcattcaaatatttaggaTTAGGTTAATAACTCGAGACAGTGTATATTACGTAAATATCatcttgcacaaaacaatatagGATAAACCATACTTGTAGATAGTGACGCGCCTATTATTTATCACAGAAGCGTTAAGTTTTGTTTCCCTGATAATTGACAACCTACTGTAAATCACATTTGATTAATTTGAGGTTATCTTGCATCCCCTTCTTCGTAATAGGTTTAGACGAGCAAATTGCGTATAACTTATAagattatttgttttacatttgtatattttagtcATATCGGGCATACAGCCCTATCTATTAAAATTTGAATAGTCTTGTTGCTTATtaacttctaatatatatatatatatatatatatatatatatatatatatatatatatatatatatatatatatatatatatatatatatatatatatatatatatatatatatgtatatgtatatgtatatatatacacatatactttcataaacatatgtgtgtatgtatgaatataatccACGCGTCCTGTGTTCCTTCCTTCACAAGGTTTATTTTGTCCAAATATAACCTTGCTGAACACCTATTATAAGATATATAGAATTCACTCAGCTCAAGATCAAAACCGCCATGGGGGCACAAAATATCCCCTGGACCTAGCCCCCTACGTTTCCTTATActcctttcatttccttgtttttgccTGATTTTTATCCCTTTCCCcttatatattactaatatttttgtttgcgCTATGATATTCATTTCGTTGAGGCATAAGGTCGTTAATATCGCTCAGTTTTGTAAAGAAACTATTATTTCTTCAGTGTTTAtatcaaatgataaataataaaattctcttttAATTACAGTAGTTTAATCATTGACCGCAATGAGCAGTGTGTTTCTTACTGATTACTAATTGTCAGGCGTGATTTTAAACACCCCCAATATTCTCCTGTCCCCTTTTCGGACTTTGGCCATTGTTATCAAACAACTCAGCCAGACACGCTCGTATTGGTTTGAAAGATTCGCTCTTGAATAAGAGACGTAAGTGCAGTATGAAAAATTTCAAGTTGAACAACCAGGTGGTCAGAGAGCTCTGGGAGAAAGAAACACGTTGAAAAGCGAAAGTTAGAGGTCAAGCCACCTGTGGTTAAACGGACACTTTAAAAACTGAAGTAGTGTCTATTTTACGCCTTGCAAAGCGCACTGTATGAAAGTTAGTCATTCTGTATTTAATAAAGAATTATGGAAATATTCCGTAAATTATTTATTAGCGGATTTTATCTCGTGGTCATTCCCGTTttatttcaacatgaattttgcTGCAATGTTTGCATATGATTGTTTTACTTATCCACAACAATTTACGTTGAAACGTTACACTAGGATCTTAGTAGGAGGCAGATACTGGCCCATGCAGGTAAAGTGTCAGGTTCCTCTAGGATAAATATGGTTAGGATAGTTAGGATGGGAATTTTTCCCCAGCATCTGAGCTGAATAAACTGAACTAAGAGCTTGCATTCTGGATGGCGCTAGGaatgaattgataaatatttaaactttcgAAGGTAGAAAATTAATTATCTAAGATGTTAACATTATATCTTCCGACTTCACATGGTATGTCGGAAATATCCCTTATGATGGTTATAAATAAGTTGAATACAGTTGCTACCTGATATGTGAGCCAAGAGTAGTGATCCCTAATGTTATAATTGTCATTGACTGATGCGCAGGGAAAAATTTCCTTGGTTCCAATACATATCATGACCATGTGTggctttatcattatcatttctacTTTTGTCACCCTTCGTTATTCGCGTCTTGTTACTacaattttattatcattcatttacaGATATGGAGAATAATGAGTCATTGTGTTTCAACAGTAACGATTCATCATGTCCTGATTGGATATCATTGGGTGAGTTGAACAAGGAAACTGTTTCACTTTTAAATAGCTTTAGAAGATAATTTGGGAAAGAGACGTTGTTGCTGGAGgttatctttaagaaaaataatgtaatgggatacaactgaaaaatttaaataaggtTTAATATCACACAATGGGCTACAGTAGTTTTAACTACCTTTCACTTGCTTTTACGCCaaagttatatattttccttatagaTCTAGCGGCTTTTTGTAATATAAGACTTCGAAATCTTCCCACAGAAAGCACAAACACTCAAATCTGTCAAGATCCAGTGATTATCACGCTATCCGCAGTTAATGACTTATTGTCAACGTCACCATCTGCTCCTACTCTTTCTGCTGAAAGACACTGTCCAACTCCCAATACCGTAAGTGTATCATATCAAGATGATTATGTCTTTACACCATCGAATTCTTCCAAATCACCGAATGATTCGGAGATGCATCATGAGCCGACCACTATAACCGAGTCGTCTGCATTGAACTGCCTTACCAACGGGACTCCATCGAAGATGAACGACGAATCGAAACCTGAGGACGAGTCAGCTTTATCATGTGTTGGTTTCCTTGACGACCAGTCAAGCAAGGTGTTCAGTCCCAAGTTCGACAACGACGACTTCACTTTACCGCTCACGGAACTGTTTCCGTCTAGGTATATGATGCCTGTCACCAAAAAAGAGGCCCAGCTGTCTCCTGACATTGAGTCACTCCCACGAAGAtttgattatgatgattattccTTGCCCTTAATGGAACTCTCTCCTTATAAATACTTGTATCAGTGAAAGGTATTCAAAGGTTCTCCTCACAATGTTCCACCATTTCCCTAAATTACTATCTAGATTTCCGTTCACTTTCAATGTTGATATCAAAGCTATATTCCTTAATCACAAGAAAAGGTATATTGTTAAGTTAGTGTTCATTTCAGGTTGTCGCTCAAGTTTCGTTTATGTTAATGCCATAACCTACCGtattttagttaaaatttttCTTAGTGACTTACGGCATAATTTGACGTATCTCCGTCAAGTTGCcactaaaaaaatttaactctAGATAGAAAGTAGTGCTTCGGTGTTTTTACAGCATAAGCATTACAGTTTTTAAAGGTTCAAACCGtggttttaatataataaataaacattttagaaCACTGacactggtttttattttacccTCTAGTAGTTGTTCTGACAACAACGACTATACTTTTTGTAAATGAAGGTTTAAGACCTGATATTTTGAAACTGTTTGCAATCATCTGTACCGTCTTTTAGAGATGTAATTTAACATGTACAGTTAGAAATacgttttaattgtttttctttagctTCCCAGCGTTCCGACCGTGACTTGACAGCAATTCAAGTACTCAcctacatatttatatacctgACGTCTGCAAAATCTTTAAAGTTATAGGTTCAGATCTTTCAGTGCCACCTCCAGATTTATCTTGATCTGAGTTTCTAGTGCAACAGTTAGTGACTCTGGTTTAAATGTCGTTTTCGtttcaaaactttcaaaactttACTGCACTCTGCAGTGTCATTACCCAAGAAATTTGTTTCCATCATGAAGCCTTAAGCGGAAGTTAATGTGATATTGACGggtaagaaaaaagtaatttttttaaaggtgtaGTCCCAATCCTTTGAGCTTTTGCCTCTTATTAGGGATGGCTTATTTTTGAGGATctgatttcatgaaaaattagttttttttttttttttttagaaaagtccTTGGACACAACTTTCAAGGGTTCTATTGAAAAGTAGATATTTGTGTTAATGTCGTTTTACCGTGTACCAAATTTTAGATGGCCATTCTGACATTTCCTTGTCAATCAAACCACAAATGAGATTTATTTAGAGCAAAATCAGTTGTTGGAGAAAATTCAAGATGAATTGCTACCTTGAAATACCATTTTTAGTACGTCGTAGCGTGGGTGGGTTCTATGCTTTGATTCCCCATTGGCAAACTGTCTCCCGATGAAAGAATTTCATTGGTGCACGTAGCTCAGGTGGTTTAAATCCAGTCTAAAAATTCTCTCAGTCGGATATGGCATAGGGAATTTCCAGCTTAGGTGAATTCAAGATGAAAGGCTACCCATTGTAAGAACTGACCTTTCTCTGTATTGTACTGCAGGAAGAGGGAAAAGGTCTGATGCTTGTAATTTCCAACCTTGTATCTTTAAAGTAACATGATTGTAAACATGAAGCTTGGAACAGatttctctaaataaaaatagtaacaatGATAGTTAACACTAAGGTAAAAGGGATTCACTATTATGTATGGAACTTGCAGGACTAAAAGTGAATGGAAGTGAAGAATTActtgtcttttacttttattaagaaTGATGATGCATTTCATCTTATATATTGGCAGCTCAAAACTCACTTATCCATTGAGCGATAAGTATTTTCCTTCAGGCACGTTAGCTTAAGATGGACTCATAAACACTATCAGTGAAATCTTGAGATGTCCACTTCCTTAGGTAGTTACATATCTATTTGTCATAGCTACACTCACTATTATTAACTACTCACTGCATTGCCTGAATTACATGATTATgggatatgaataaatataaatatttaaccttTGATCCTTATGATATAACTACTGTCATCTCGACTCTAGAGGACTTTGTAACACAGCATGGAGCCCTTATACTATAACATACGagtaatgtataatatattcacCCAGAAGGTTATAATAATGTCATCCATAATTCAAATGGTCTGGTCAGTTAACAAGGCAATATCCCAAATTAATTAACCATAAGTGATTTCATATGAGTAATGCATACTTATCCATTCCGGTTGTGGTGACGTCATCCCAAATGCAAATGGTTTGGGAAGTGAACGAGCAGCATCCGAATTTATTTAATCATGTTCTAAGTGAATTCATTTGCTAGGGGTTAACTGTTTTAAATTATAGCCAGGCCTCCCCTTCTTAGTCTTTTGTGTACGTTGAGGTGGGAATAAGGTCCAGGCGAAGAGCCGTGGTTCCTGTGACTGACAATATGTCGGCTGCTTTGTATGTCTTACTGTATAACATCTTAGGTGTTATTGCTTGTTTTGAAACATATATCTATGTCTGGAGCATACTCGAAGGGCGGGGCTTTCTCATTTTGCGACACTGGCGGTATTGACTTTTTAGGTTACCTAACCCACACCAGTGATAAACCAACTTTCTTCATGACAGCATTCTTTATTAAGGCCACctatttttacttctttgtttcCAGCTTCAGTTTTGATCAGTCTActtaatatgaatatttgaaaCACCAATCATTTCACTACCGTTGTATAAAGTACGAATGGCAATCTTTCATTCGATTTCATAGTACTTAGGAAATCGTACAACATGGGGAAAAATCctttctccactctctctctctctctctctctctctcattttttttaaatcctccgTAAAGTTCATCTTCAGTCCACTTTGTTGTGAACACTCCCATATAGATGAACGAAgacgtaaaaagataaaaagatgaaaaaagttaAGGGAATTTGCTAACTTTTGTCAATTCTCTTCACCTTGTGGTTTCTCCCATGGGATGCGATGGCTTTTCAATAAAACCCTGTTAATGGTATGCGCTTTCTTCACCACTCTCCTCGCggaatttcataaaatttgagGTCATTAATTTGAGTCTATCAAAGTTTTCGAATTAATATCACCACTTTCTAGTTCGCTAAAGACGCCGCGAAGATTCTCCGAGGTACTCACCGCAAATTGGCGACATTTTACGATGAGGAGGGGGGGAGAAGAGAATGACAGCAGGGCAGATAATCACGtgaaaaacagacagagagagagagagagagagagagagagaga
It encodes:
- the LOC136851908 gene encoding uncharacterized protein, translating into MENNESLCFNSNDSSCPDWISLESTNTQICQDPVIITLSAVNDLLSTSPSAPTLSAERHCPTPNTVSVSYQDDYVFTPSNSSKSPNDSEMHHEPTTITESSALNCLTNGTPSKMNDESKPEDESALSCVGFLDDQSSKVFSPKFDNDDFTLPLTELFPSRYMMPVTKKEAQLSPDIESLPRRFDYDDYSLPLMELSPYKYLYQ